One genomic segment of Hordeum vulgare subsp. vulgare chromosome 2H, MorexV3_pseudomolecules_assembly, whole genome shotgun sequence includes these proteins:
- the LOC123424618 gene encoding 26S proteasome regulatory subunit 4 homolog, which translates to MGQGTPGGMGKPGGAPGDRNKPGGDGDKKDKKFEPPAAPSRVGRKQRRQKGPEAAARLPNVAPLSKCRLRLLKLDRVKDYLLMEEEFVAAQERLRPTEEKTEEDRSKVDDLRGTPMSVGSLEEIIDESHAIVSSSVGPEYYVGILSFVDKDQLEPGCSILMHNKVLSVVGILQDEVDPMVSVMKVEKAPLESYADIGGLDAQIQEIKEAVELPLTHPELYEDIGIRPPKGVILYGEPGTGKTLLAKAVANSTSATFLRVVGSELIQKYLGDGPKLVRELFRVADELSPSIVFIDEIDAVGTKRYDAHSGGEREIQRTMLELLNQLDGFDSRGDVKVILATNRIESLDPALLRPGRIDRKIEFPLPDIKTRRRIFQIHTAKMTLSDDVNLEEFVMTKDEFSGADIKAICTESGLLALRERRMKVTHADFKKAKEKVMFKKKEGVPEGLYM; encoded by the exons atgGGGCAGGGCACGCCGGGCGGCATGGGCAAGCCGGGCGGCGCCCCGGGCGACCGCAACAAgccgggcggcgacggcgacaagaaggacaagaagttcgaGCCCCCCGCCGCGCCCTCCCGCGTCGGCCGCAAGCAGCGCCGCCAGAAGGGGCCCGAGGCGGCCGCCCGCCTCCCCAACGTCGCGCCGCTCTCCAAgtgccgcctccgcctcctcaaGCTCGACCGCGTCAAGGACTACCTCCTCATGGAGGAGGAGTTCGTCGCCGCGCAGGAGCGCCTCCGCCCCACAGAGGAGAAGACGGAGGAGGACCGCTCCAAGGTCGACGACCTACGCGGCACCCCCATGAGCGTCGGCTCCCTCGAGGAGATCATCGACGAGAGCCACGCcatcgtctcctcctccgtcggcCCAGAGTACTACGTCGGCATACTCTCCTTCGTCGACAAGGACCAGCTCGAGCCCGGCTGCTCCATCCTCATGCACAACAAG GTTCTCTCTGTGGTTGGAATTCTACAAGACGAGGTTGATCCTATGGTGTCTGTGATGAAAGTTGAGAAAGCTCCGCTGGAATCATATGCGGACATTGGTGGGTTAGATGCTCAGATTCAAGAAATAAAAGAGGCGGTTGAGCTTCCGCTGACCCACCCTGAGCTATATGAAGACATTGGAATAAGGCCACCCAAGGGGGTCATATTATATGGAGAACCTGGAACGGGGAAAACTCTACTTGCCAAG GCTGTTGCTAACTCCACATCTGCAACTTTCTTACGTGTTGTTGGAAGTGAACTTATTCAGAAGTACCTTGGCGACGGTCCAAAACTAGTTAGAGAACTATTTAGAGTTGCGGATGAGCTTTCCCCCTCAATAGTCTTCATCGATGAGATCGATGCAGTTGGAACAAAGAGGTATGACGCTCATTCAGGAGGGGAGCGTGAGATTCAGAGAACTATGTTGGAGCTGCTGAACCAGCTAGATGGTTTTGACTCGCGTGGAGATGTTAAAGTTATTCTAGCTACAAATCGCATTGAAAGTCTTGATCCAGCCTTGCTTCGCCCTGGCAGAATAGACCGAAAGATAGAATTCCCTCTTCCAGACATTAAGACTAGGCGGCGCATCTTCCAG ATACACACGGCAAAGATGACATTGTCAGATGATGTGAACCTGGAAGAGTTCGTCATGACTAAGGATGAGTTTTCTGGTGCTGACATCAAAGCAATATGCACCGAATCTGGCTTGCTTGCTTTGAGAGAGCGCAGGATGAAG GTGACACACGCCGACTTCAAGAAGGCAAAGGAGAAGGTCATGTTCAAGAAGAAGGAAGGTGTGCCGGAGGGGCTTTACATGTGA
- the LOC123425167 gene encoding leucine-rich repeat receptor-like kinase protein FLORAL ORGAN NUMBER1 has product MSRVFLPLLLPLLLILPPATSVTPPSPTAVLLSFLASLPQASQRILLPSWQTNTSSADNQHCVFRGVTCTAAGAVAALNLSGLGLSGALAASAPRLCA; this is encoded by the coding sequence ATGTCGCGTGTCTTCTTGCCCCTGCTCCTGCCTCTGCTCCTCATCTTACCACCCGCCACCTCCGTcacgccgccgtcgccgacggccgtcctcctctccttcctcgccTCCCTGCCCCAGGCCTCCCAGCGGATCCTCCTGCCGTCGTGGCAGACCAACACCAGCTCGGCGGACAACCAGCACTGCGTGTTCCGCGGCGTCACGTGCACCGCCGCGGGCGCGGTCGCCGCGCTGAACCTCTCCGGGCTGGGCCTGTCGGGCGCGCTGGCCGCGTCCGCGCCGCGCCTCTGCGCG
- the LOC123424619 gene encoding receptor-like protein kinase: MASLDLSGNGFAGPVPAALAACSGVATLILARNRLTGPLPPELLYSRLLRKLDLGGNALAGEIPVVPAAAAGVSVLEHLDLSNNSLRGAIPPELLTALPVIRVLNLSTNALSGPLPEFPARCRLTYLAVDSNGVITGELPRSLANCGNLTDMILSYNKIGGTVPDIFASLPRLQQLFLDDNSFVGELPASIGELADLERLAVSKNGITGPIPEAIGRCQSLTMLYLNGNRFNGSIPRFVGNLSRLQRFSMADNDMSGTIPREIGKCRELVELQLQNNSLSGTIPPEFSELGRLKKLALFKNMLHGTVPPALWRMPDMEELQLYNNSLSGEVPAGITHARKLKELILAFNNFTGEIPGALGLNTTHGLVRVDLTGNRFHGAIPPGLCTGGRLAVLVVGHNQFSGGIPGEIAECQSLWRVRLNDNLFTGSLHDLGTNTGWSFVDMSGNRFDGRIPGVLGSWRNLTMLDLSGNNFAGPIPHELGALSMIGTLRLSSNRLTGPIPGELKNCKKLFYLDLGGNLLNGSIPAEIATLDSLQYLLLGGNKLTGTIPDSFTATQGLLELDLGGNSLEGVIPSSLGNLQYISQNLNLSNNRLSGKIPSSLGNLRSLEVLDLSANSLSGTIPSQLSNMISLSTVNVSFNDLSGQLPAGNWAKLAEESPDAFRGNAQLCIQPGNAPCSRDQSRKTRKRNIQVIVALLLSTFTVMVATLCAIHYIVKRSKRLSAKNVSVRNLDSTEELPEDLTYEDILRATDNLSEKYVIGKGRHGTVYKTQFAVGKQWAVKTVDLSRCGFPIEMKILNTVRHRNIVRMAGYCIRRNVGMILYEYMPEGTLFELLHERTPQVALDWTARHLIALGAAEGLSYLHHDSVPMIVHRDVKSSNILMDAELVPKITDFGMGKIVGDEDADATVSVVVGTLGYIAPEQGYSTRLTEKSDVYSYGVVLLELLTRKMPVDRAFGDGVDIVTWMRSNLTAQADHGSIMSCLDEEIMYWPEHEQANALDLLDLAVSCTQTACQSRPSMREVVNILMRIGKDIIISEHHHK; this comes from the exons ATGGCCTCGCTCGACCTCAGCGGGAACGGCTTCGCGGGGCCCGTCCCCGCCGCGCTCGCCGCGTGCTCCGGCGTCGCCACCCTCATCCTTGCCCGCAACCGCCTCACGGGGCCCCTGCCCCCGGAGCTGCTCTACTCGCGCCTGCTCCGGAAGCTGGACCTTGGCGGCAACGCGCTCGCCGGAGAGATCCCGGTTGTGCCTGCCGCTGCCGCCGGTGTGTCCGTCCTGGAGCACCTGGACCTCAGCAACAACTCCCTCAGGGGCGCCATCCCGCCGGAGCTGCTGACCGCTCTCCCGGTGATCCGGGTGCTGAACCTGAGCACCAACGCGCTCTCGGGACCGTTGCCCGAGTTCCCGGCCCGTTGCCGGCTAACCTACCTCGCAGTCGACAGCAACGGCGTCATCACCGGTGAGCTCCCCCGAAGCCTTGCCAACTGCGGCAACCTCACCGACATGATCCTGTCCTACAACAAGATCGGCGGCACGGTGCCGGATATCTTCGCGTCCCTGCCAAGGCTGCAGCAGCTGTTCCTCGACGACAACAGCTTCGTCGGGGAGCTGCCGGCGAGCATCGGCGAGCTCGCCGACCTGGAAAGGCTGGCGGTCTCCAAAAACGGGATCACCGGACCTATTCCGGAGGCAATCGGGAGATGCCAGTCCTTGACAATGCTATATCTGAACGGCAACCGGTTCAACGGCTCGATTCCGCGGTTCGTCGGGAACCTGAGCAGGCTACAGAGGTTCTCCATGGCGGACAACGACATGTCCGGAACAATCCCACGAGAAATCGGGAAGTGCCGGGAGCTGGTGGAGCTCCAGCTGCAGAACAACAGCCTCTCCGGGACGATCCCGCCGGAGTTCAGCGAGCTCGGCCGTCTGAAGAAGCTTGCCCTGTTCAAGAACATGCTCCATGGGACAGTACCTCCGGCATTGTGGCGAATGCCGGACATGGAGGAGCTGCAGCTCTACAATAACAGCCTGAGCGGCGAGGTCCCTGCCGGGATCACCCACGCGAGGAAGCTCAAAGAGCTCATCCTGGCATTCAACAACTTCACCGGCGAGATCCCGGGAGCGCTGGGGCTGAACACGACCCATGGGCTGGTTCGTGTCGACCTTACCGGCAACCGCTTCCACGGCGCGATCCCGCCGGGTCTCTGCACCGGCGGCCGACTCGCCGTGCTTGTTGTTGGACACAACCAGTTCAGTGGGGGGATTCCCGGCGAGATAGCTGAATGTCAGTCTCTGTGGAGGGTCAGGCTCAACGACAACCTGTTCACTGGGAGCTTGCATGATCTGGGCACAAACACTGGGTGGTCATTCGTGGACATGAGTGGCAACCGGTTTGATGGAAGGATTCCGGGTGTACTCGGTTCATGGCGCAACCTCACCATGCTTGATCTGTCCGGCAACAACTTCGCCGGCCCAATACCGCACGAGCTCGGAGCTCTAAGCATGATCGGGACTCTGCGACTGTCGTCGAACCGGCTCACCGGACCGATACCAGGAGAGCTTAAAAACTGCAAAAAGCTCTTCTATTTGGACCTTGGAGGTAACCTACTGAATGGAAGCATACCTGCAGAGATTGCAACACTTGATAGCCTGCAATATCTTCTGCTCGGTGGAAACAAGCTCACCGGAACAATTCCGGACTCCTTCACTGCAACACAGGGCCTTCTTGAGCTTGATCTTGGTGGCAACTCTTTGGAAGGTGTCATCCCAAGTAGCTTAGGCAACCTTCAGTACATTTCCCAGAATCTGAACCTTAGCAACAATAGACTGAGTGGCAAGATCCCAAGTAGCCTTGGCAACCTTCGGAGCCTGGAGGTGCTCGACTTGTCGGCAAACTCGTTGTCCGGTACGATTCCGTCGCAGCTTTCCAACATGATCTCACTCTCTACAGTGAATGTTTCTTTCAATGATCTCTCTGGCCAGCTCCCTGCTGGCAACTGGGCTAAGCTCGCCGAAGAGTCTCCTGACGCTTTTCGCGGGAATGCCCAGTTGTGCATTCAACCTGGCAATGCACCTTGCTCAAGAGATCAGTCTCGGAAAACCCGAAAGAGGAACATACAAGTTATTGTGGCATTGTTGCTGTCAACGTTCACAGTTATGGTTGCCACATTGTGTGCCATCCACTACATTGTGAAGAGGTCGAAGCGTCTATCGGCGAAAAATGTGTCCGTGCGCAACTTGGACTCAACAGAGGAGCTACCAGAGGATCTGACCTATGAAGACATCCTCCGGGCCACCGACAACCTAAGCGAGAAGTACGTCATCGGCAAAGGCCGGCACGGTACTGTCTACAAGACGCAGTTTGCGGTCGGGAAGCAGTGGGCAGTCAAGACGGTTGATCTGTCACGGTGTGGATTCCCCATTGAGATGAAGATACTCAACACGGTGAGGCACCGCAACATCGTGAGGATGGCGGGTTACTGCATACGAAGAAATGTTGGCATGATCCTCTATGAGTACATGCCAGAGGGGACTCTGTTCGAGCTATTGCATGAGAGGACGCCCCAGGTAGCTCTGGACTGGACGGCCCGGCATCTCATCGCCCTCGGCGCCGCGGAAGGCCTCTCCTACCTTCACCATGATAGTGTGCCCATGATTGTCCACAGGGATGTCAAGTCGAGCAATATTTTGATGGATGCTGAGTTGGTACCCAAGATTACAGACTTTGGAATGGGGAAAATCGTCGGCGATGAGGATGCGGATGCGACGGTGTCCGTCGTCGTTGGCACCCTCGGTTACATTGCTCCAG AGCAAGGCTACTCGACAAGGCTCACCGAGAAGAGCGACGTGTACAGCTACGGGGTGGTGCTTCTGGAGCTCCTGACCAGGAAGATGCCCGTTGATCGTGCATTCGGGGACGGCGTCGACATCGTAACCTGGATGAGGTCCAACCTGACGGCGCAGGCAGACCATGGGAGCATCATGAGCTGCCTGGACGAGGAGATCATGTACTGGCCTGAGCACGAGCAGGCCAATGCGCTAGACTTGCTCGATCTGGCCGTCTCGTGCACGCAGACGGCTTGCCAGTCGAGGCCGTCGATGAGGGAGGTGGTCAACATCTTGATGAGGATAGGCAAAGATATCATCATTTCAGAACATCATCACAAGTGA